In a genomic window of Pararge aegeria chromosome 7, ilParAegt1.1, whole genome shotgun sequence:
- the LOC120625238 gene encoding RIB43A-like with coiled-coils protein 2: MLKLQISNAQDRKEAQNRERRRQCELERRSRIFNARNRKIGIDVPFIDRQIAEKRAEQDEQNRKNLAFAQQMIKDSNLAVVLEAREKEERRRIDIEIDGYRQRYQRKEDSREFDLNNPEFLKMQLPPRASDGDPVGMSSAQKFEGEDLEYEERKKLMAAQKNAWLEQQVQERKAAQEERRQAEAAYMMAIKARDARAGELDKLERECRYRLGQANLRYNEALATEKKQLEQIVKEQEEADNTAEMYNNLTSDMLTENPDVAKSALGKNRAIGFMYKGMNQEELKKFYAAQKEQMAAAKAKREAEDKMEAEWQALGKSIQNEVARLDIQDQRKRRDIARQLMEENQLLALQQKEKEKYFKEVVYNNTPTDDYYAQFNTTTR, from the exons ATGTTGAAGCTTCAGATATCGAACGCCCAGGACCGAAAAGAAGCTCAGAACAGAGAAAGGAGGAGACAATGCGAGTTGGAGAGAAGATCCAGGATATTCAATGCCAGGAACCGAAAAATTGGT ATTGATGTGCCATTTATTGATCGGCAAATAGCAGAAAAACGCGCAGAGCAAGATGAGCAGAATAGAAAGAATTTGGCGTTTGCCCAGCAGATGATCAAAGACAGCAACCTCGCTGTCGTGCTTGAGGCAAGAGAGAAAGAG GAACGTCGTCGCATAGACATTGAAATAGATGGCTACCGCCAGAGATATCAACGTAAAGAGGACAGCCGTGAATTCGACCTCAACAACCCAGAATTCCTCAAAATGCAGCTTCCTCCACGAGCATCTGATGGCGATCCGGTGGGCATGTCCAGTGCACAAAA ATTCGAAGGCGAAGACCTGGAATACGAGGAGCGCAAGAAGCTAATGGCTGCACAGAAGAATGCTTGGCTTGAGCAGCAGGTGCAAGAACGCAAGGCCGCTCAGGAGGAACGCAGACAGGCGGAGGCTGCTTACATG ATGGCCATTAAAGCGCGAGACGCACGCGCGGGTGAATTGGACAAACTGGAGAGGGAGTGCAGATATAGACTGGGCCAGGCCAACCTGCGCTACAACGAGGCTTtg GCGACCGAGAAGAAACAGTTGGAACAGATAGTAAAAGAACAAGAAGAGGCCGACAACACCGCCGAAATGTACAATAACCTCACGTCAGATATGCTTACGGAGAACCCTGACGTTGCTAAGAGTGCTCTCGGAAAGAATAG gGCTATTGGTTTTATGTACAAGGGGATGAACCAAGAAGAATTAAAGAAATTCTACGCCGCGCAGAAAGAACAAATGGCTGCTGCCAAG GCAAAACGTGAGGCTGAAGATAAAATGGAGGCTGAATGGCAGGCTCTTGGCAAATCCATACAGAACGAAGTGGCTCGACTCGACATTCAGGACCAACGAAAAAGGAG GGATATCGCTCGCCAGCTTATGGAAGAAAACCAACTTCTGGCGTTACAGCAAAAGGAGAAAGAGAAATATTTCAAAGAAGTCGTGTACAACAACACTCCGACCGATGACTATTACGCTCAATTCAATACTACTACTAGATag
- the LOC120625221 gene encoding rho-associated protein kinase 2-like isoform X1: MDSNIEALQNEVQFYRQNQTVVEQEIRTLIADNHKLSQQVGALLKEKLHHAQQAHENNGNSDEIEELRRQVSLLTKERDSLHVLWQTSQKTIDALDIELKTYQTYDNRRGNQTTTDEKRDLDLKLETALSDYVELESRYKKLRNENNSLESDLKTKEREITSYKERLKELEEELAELKKCLEEHKINISSEIKSREDTKTQLTICQKECVDIIKREAEAKSKFLQVAEALQLFDLVTGQKNEAYKKIADLTAELSTLRQKFTDVHRDIESSYRKEIEEVKENYNEKVSDMLQHIRNLDGELVEKGLLLNKALREIKILQATNENYVKMEQNNLKAADPKLAIAEQRLEAMYQELVASERRNIQLVCEKQCLTMDIQRIQDAQTRDSKRRDWEESLMKTQTDELKLQVDHLQKSLDETHKMVNKLQSMLSSRAEISQKMVSTKEEELMELNKHLENQMELSKKWKESYIDMTEKLKKKLDNLDKENKELRNQLNISSFNHDNSTSS, translated from the exons ATGGATTCTAATATAGAAGCCCTACAAAACGAAGTTCAATTTTACAGG CAAAACCAAACTGTCGTAGAACAAGAGATTAGAACACTGATAGCCGATAATCATAAGCTGTCACAGCAAGTGGGTGCGTTGTTGAAGGAGAAGCTTCACCATGCGCAGCAGGCTCACGAGAACAACGGCAACAGTGATGAAATCGAAGAGCTGAGGAGACAAGTCTCATTGCTGACTAAG GAAAGAGATTCACTCCATGTTCTTTGGCAGACATCGCAGAAAACCATTGATGCTTTagatatagaattaaaaacataccagACCTACGATAATAGACGAGGAAATCAG ACAACAACAGACGAAAAAAGAGACTTGGATCTTAAGTTAGAAACAGCACTCTCCGATTATGTCGAGTTGGAATCAAGATACAAAAAATTGCGCAACGAAAATAATTCATTAGAAAGTGATTTGAAAACTAAAGAAAGGGAAATAACATCTTATAAAGAAAGGCTTAAAGAACTAGAAGAAGAATTAGCGGAACTCAAAAAATGTTTGGAAGAACACAAGATAAATATATCTTCAGAAATAAAGAGCCGTGAAGACACTAAAACTCAACTAACAATATGCCAGAAAGAATGTGTTGATATAATTAAAAGGGAAGCAGAAGCCAAATCCAAG TTTTTACAGGTTGCAGAAGCATTACAACTTTTTGATTTGGTAACAGGTCAAAAAAATGAAGCTTATAAGAAAATTGCAGACCTCACAG CTGAATTGTCAACGTTAAGGCAAAAATTTACTGATGTCCACCGTGACATAGAATCAAGTTATAGAAAAGAGATTGAAGAAGTTAAAGAGAATTACAACGAAAAGGTTTCTGATATGCTTCAGCATATTAGAAATCTTGATGGTGAGCTTGTTGAAAAGGGACTTTTACTAAACAAGGCTTTAAG GGAAATCAAAATTCTACAAGCAACAAATGAAAACTACGTTAAGATGgaacaaaacaatttaaaagccGCAGATCCTAAACTTGCAATCGCCGAACAAAGACTTGAGGCTATGTACCAAGAACTG GTTGCGTCGGAACGTCGCAACATACAATTAGTATGTGAGAAACAATGCCTAACAATGGACATACAGAGAATTCAAGATGCACAAACAAGAGATAGTAAAAGACGCGACTGGGAAGAGAGTCTTATGAAGACACAAACTGATGAATTGAA ATTACAAGTGGATCATCTCCAAAAATCATTGGACGAAACCCATAAAATGGTCAACAAATTGCAATCTATGTTATCATCGAGGGCAGAGATAAGCCAAAA AATGGTTTCAACGAAAGAAGAGGAACTGATGGAACTAAATAAACATCTTGAAAATCAAATGGAACTTAgtaaaaa aTGGAAGGAATCTTATATAGACATGACAGAAAAACTAAAGAAGAAATTAGATAACTtggataaagaaaataaagaactcCGAAACCAGTTAAACATTAGCTCTTTTAATCACGATAACAGTACGTCAAGTTGA
- the LOC120625221 gene encoding rho-associated protein kinase 2-like isoform X2 — protein MDSNIEALQNEVQFYRQNQTVVEQEIRTLIADNHKLSQQVGALLKEKLHHAQQAHENNGNSDEIEELRRQVSLLTKERDSLHVLWQTSQKTIDALDIELKTYQTYDNRRGNQTTTDEKRDLDLKLETALSDYVELESRYKKLRNENNSLESDLKTKEREITSYKERLKELEEELAELKKCLEEHKINISSEIKSREDTKTQLTICQKECVDIIKREAEAKSKVAEALQLFDLVTGQKNEAYKKIADLTAELSTLRQKFTDVHRDIESSYRKEIEEVKENYNEKVSDMLQHIRNLDGELVEKGLLLNKALREIKILQATNENYVKMEQNNLKAADPKLAIAEQRLEAMYQELVASERRNIQLVCEKQCLTMDIQRIQDAQTRDSKRRDWEESLMKTQTDELKLQVDHLQKSLDETHKMVNKLQSMLSSRAEISQKMVSTKEEELMELNKHLENQMELSKKWKESYIDMTEKLKKKLDNLDKENKELRNQLNISSFNHDNSTSS, from the exons ATGGATTCTAATATAGAAGCCCTACAAAACGAAGTTCAATTTTACAGG CAAAACCAAACTGTCGTAGAACAAGAGATTAGAACACTGATAGCCGATAATCATAAGCTGTCACAGCAAGTGGGTGCGTTGTTGAAGGAGAAGCTTCACCATGCGCAGCAGGCTCACGAGAACAACGGCAACAGTGATGAAATCGAAGAGCTGAGGAGACAAGTCTCATTGCTGACTAAG GAAAGAGATTCACTCCATGTTCTTTGGCAGACATCGCAGAAAACCATTGATGCTTTagatatagaattaaaaacataccagACCTACGATAATAGACGAGGAAATCAG ACAACAACAGACGAAAAAAGAGACTTGGATCTTAAGTTAGAAACAGCACTCTCCGATTATGTCGAGTTGGAATCAAGATACAAAAAATTGCGCAACGAAAATAATTCATTAGAAAGTGATTTGAAAACTAAAGAAAGGGAAATAACATCTTATAAAGAAAGGCTTAAAGAACTAGAAGAAGAATTAGCGGAACTCAAAAAATGTTTGGAAGAACACAAGATAAATATATCTTCAGAAATAAAGAGCCGTGAAGACACTAAAACTCAACTAACAATATGCCAGAAAGAATGTGTTGATATAATTAAAAGGGAAGCAGAAGCCAAATCCAAG GTTGCAGAAGCATTACAACTTTTTGATTTGGTAACAGGTCAAAAAAATGAAGCTTATAAGAAAATTGCAGACCTCACAG CTGAATTGTCAACGTTAAGGCAAAAATTTACTGATGTCCACCGTGACATAGAATCAAGTTATAGAAAAGAGATTGAAGAAGTTAAAGAGAATTACAACGAAAAGGTTTCTGATATGCTTCAGCATATTAGAAATCTTGATGGTGAGCTTGTTGAAAAGGGACTTTTACTAAACAAGGCTTTAAG GGAAATCAAAATTCTACAAGCAACAAATGAAAACTACGTTAAGATGgaacaaaacaatttaaaagccGCAGATCCTAAACTTGCAATCGCCGAACAAAGACTTGAGGCTATGTACCAAGAACTG GTTGCGTCGGAACGTCGCAACATACAATTAGTATGTGAGAAACAATGCCTAACAATGGACATACAGAGAATTCAAGATGCACAAACAAGAGATAGTAAAAGACGCGACTGGGAAGAGAGTCTTATGAAGACACAAACTGATGAATTGAA ATTACAAGTGGATCATCTCCAAAAATCATTGGACGAAACCCATAAAATGGTCAACAAATTGCAATCTATGTTATCATCGAGGGCAGAGATAAGCCAAAA AATGGTTTCAACGAAAGAAGAGGAACTGATGGAACTAAATAAACATCTTGAAAATCAAATGGAACTTAgtaaaaa aTGGAAGGAATCTTATATAGACATGACAGAAAAACTAAAGAAGAAATTAGATAACTtggataaagaaaataaagaactcCGAAACCAGTTAAACATTAGCTCTTTTAATCACGATAACAGTACGTCAAGTTGA
- the LOC120625454 gene encoding histone deacetylase 11, with protein MTSLHFDIREDQWPLVYDEKYNVSFCGFEKFHVFDAKKWRNIVEYLIEANFITRECLVKPLEAKENELLLVHTKKYLKSLKWSGRVAMIAEVPAVALIPNVLVQHAYLRPMRLQTGGSVLAGKLALDRGWAINVGGGFHHCSAGRGGGFCPYADITMLIKNLVMHCNVQNTMIVDLDAHQGNGYERDFLGVPEVYIMDMYNRHIYPKDEEAKRAIRRKIELGNRVEDLEYMLKLRRNLKLALQEFKPDILVYNAGTDILDSDPLGHMCVSEIGIIKRDEFVFEICKDQRIPVVMLTSGGYLRKTAKIIADSIMNLKNKGLIGCNKQD; from the exons ATGACAAG CCTTCACTTCGATATCAGAGAGGACCAGTGGCCGTTAGTTTATGACGAAAAGTACAATGTGTCTTTCTGCGGCTTTGAGAAGTTTCATGTATTTGATGCAAAAAAATGGCGTAATATCGTAGAG TACCTCATAGAAGCAAACTTCATAACTCGAGAATGTCTGGTTAAGCCACTTGAAGCTAAGGAAAATGAATTACTACTGGTGCACACTAAGAAGTACCTCAAATCACTGAAA TGGAGTGGTAGAGTTGCAATGATTGCGGAGGTACCGGCGGTTGCTTTAATTCCAAATGTTCTGGTGCAACATGCTTATTTAAGGCCTATGAG GTTGCAAACCGGAGGATCTGTGTTAGCTGGTAAACTGGCGCTAGACCGTGGCTGGGCTATCAACGTGGGCGGTGGCTTCCACCACTGTAGTGCCGGTCGAGGCGGCGGGTTTTGTCCATACGCTGACATCACAATGCTCATTAAAAATCTGGTCATGCATTGCAATGTGCAGAACACCATGATTGTCGATTTGGATGCTCATCAA GGCAATGGCTACGAGCGTGATTTCCTCGGCGTGCCCGAAGTGTACATAATGGATATGTACAACCGGCACATCTATCCTAAGGACGAGGAGGCAAAACGCGCCATACGCCGCAAGATCGAACTGGGCAACAGGGTTGAGGATCTGGAGTATATGCTCAAGCTTAGGAG GAATTTAAAACTAGCTCTGCAAGAGTTCAAGCCGGACATATTGGTGTACAACGCTGGCACTGACATATTGGACTCCGATCCACTTGGTCACATGTGTGTTAGCGAAATT GGTATAATAAAACGTGACGAATTCGTTTTCGAGATATGCAAAGATCAGCGTATTCCGGTAGTGATGCTCACAAGCGGCGGTTACCTTCGGAAGACTGCGAAAATCATCGCCGATTCTATCATGAACCTAAAGAATAAAGGCCTGATCGGTTGCAACAAGCAAGATTGA
- the LOC120625222 gene encoding vacuolar-sorting protein SNF8 — protein sequence MRRRAGVGAIQKQRLEQEKYREKGSEIQENQFQQMSKQLEVFRENLEEFASKHKSEIKKNAQFRRQFQEMCAAIGVDPLASGKGFWSVLGIGDFYYELGVQIVEVCLATNYKNGGLITLEELRSRLIAARGKAKKHQDITNEDLLAAVKKLRIFGNGFTVVPIGKGKWLVQSVPGELNLDQTLVLQKASTLGTAWVSTSILTQDLSWNDTRAENALNHMVKEGLAWVDTQDPKETLYWFPSMFAECVSASEDAVSTK from the exons aTGAGACGTCGAGCTGGAGTCGGTGCGATACAGAAGCAGAGGCTTGAGCAAGAGAAATACAGGGAGAAGGGATCAGAGATCCAGGAGAACCAATTCCAGCAGATGTCCAAACAGCTGGAGGTTTTCAGGGAGAACCTGGAGGAGTTTGCGTCTAAGCACAAGAGTGAGATAAAGAAGAACGCACAATTTCGGCGGCAGTTTCAAGAAATGTGCGCCGCAATTGGCGTTGATCCTCTTGCTTCAGGGAAAGGGTTTTGGTCGGTTTTAG GCATTGGTGACTTTTACTATGAACTGGGTGTGCAAATAGTAGAGGTGTGTTTAgcaacaaattataaaaatggtgGACTTATTACCCTGGAGGAGTTACGGAGCAGGCTTATAGCAGCTAGGGGTAAGGCTAAGAAACACCAGGATATAACCAATGAAGACCTTTTGGCTGCAGTGAAGAAACTTAGGATTTTTGGAAATGG GTTTACTGTAGTTCCAATAGGTAAAGGAAAGTGGCTTGTCCAGTCAGTGCCGGGAGAGTTAAATTTGGATCAAACACTAGTATTGCAGAAGGCTAGTACATTAGGCACAGCTTGGGTATCTACAAGCATTCTAACTCAGGATTTGAG TTGGAATGATACTAGGGCAGAAAATGCTCTAAATCATATGGTGAAGGAAGGACTCGCTTGGGTGGATACTCAGGATCCTAAAGAAACCCTGTATTGGTTCCCAAGTATGTTTGCAGAGTGTGTTTCTGCATCAGAAGATGCTGTTTCAACAAAGTAA